A genomic stretch from Nitrospirota bacterium includes:
- a CDS encoding tetratricopeptide repeat protein, translated as MILSHKYKFIFIKTKKTAGTSIEIALSKFCGPTDIITPITPADETIRARLGYRGPQNYSSSLGPFYNHISAREIAEKIDPAVWETYYKFCVERNPWDKVVSWYYWENRTEPRPPLSQFIRSGRAALVGGPGGFNLYTINDRIVVDKVLLYENLQQEMEALALRLNLPEVPQLPNAKAEFRVDKKPVTAFYGEQDRNTIATIFSREISLFGYAFPRKNGEETAAQPVDSRKGIFSLGKKGLDENALGHNRGYRGAPGQLDMIIHEADTLSQAGEIDKAIKLLADWLSKEPHTTEIIYVMTEILLRAKHCKESLEALSALPDTERNTTRFLLLSGYSREGLGEYSEAERLLNIVLAKEPRNSVALNLAGILAYRENKKDLANGFFRKAMESDPDYGEPYTNLGVLAWASGDRPAGMELLERGMALCPTSPDAASSYHSAAVALSSFARAEQVFRKALTLFPLNKAIAFFLIDLLIQQSKWEQAMPIIEQAMVDHGIDDGILAAAIEVRRRTGPQDSVRTHDKNSSLSLCMIVKNEEKNLARCLMSVKPVVDEMIVVDTGSSDKTRDIATAFGAKLYDVPWTGDFSEVRNASIARASGDWILILDGDEVISPRDHPELMRLTDTTGRPVSYSFVTRNYIPQIHKTGWTANDGTCGEEAGAGWLGSSKVRLFPRDGRIQFVNPVHELVEPSLGRAGIGIQKCSIPIHHYGKLDQEKVNAKWEEYYILGKRKLEAAGENADALRELAIQAGELKRFGEAVDLWKRAIKLQPRMESAYLNLASVYLQQDKFNTALAVAEKALEINPDSKEVLCNYALCELYSGSIERAKTVLGGVLSKTPGYPAADIMLAIAHLVSGNKNEGIAVFNGLGISGPALVECVLPFAEKLLRAGRKGPAHILTEIAREVESAIDVDLERIHLGTFSNT; from the coding sequence ATGATCCTTTCTCACAAATATAAGTTCATCTTTATTAAGACAAAGAAGACTGCGGGGACAAGCATTGAGATCGCCCTCTCAAAGTTTTGTGGTCCCACTGACATCATTACTCCCATTACACCAGCTGATGAAACCATCAGAGCACGTCTCGGTTACAGGGGACCTCAGAATTACTCGTCATCTCTGGGACCGTTCTATAACCATATCTCGGCCAGGGAAATTGCAGAAAAAATAGATCCCGCCGTTTGGGAAACCTATTATAAATTTTGTGTTGAGCGTAACCCATGGGACAAGGTCGTTTCGTGGTACTACTGGGAAAATAGGACAGAGCCGCGCCCCCCTCTATCCCAATTTATTCGTTCCGGACGGGCGGCTCTGGTTGGCGGACCTGGAGGCTTTAACCTGTATACAATCAATGACCGTATCGTTGTCGACAAGGTATTACTGTATGAAAATCTTCAACAGGAAATGGAAGCTCTTGCACTACGATTAAACTTGCCTGAAGTGCCTCAGTTACCGAATGCAAAAGCAGAGTTCAGGGTCGACAAGAAACCTGTTACCGCATTCTATGGCGAGCAGGATCGGAACACAATTGCAACAATATTTTCCCGTGAAATTTCGCTTTTTGGATACGCATTCCCCCGGAAGAACGGCGAGGAGACTGCAGCTCAGCCGGTTGATTCGCGAAAAGGAATATTTTCTTTGGGAAAGAAAGGTCTTGATGAAAACGCTCTAGGGCACAATAGAGGATATCGCGGCGCCCCGGGTCAGCTCGATATGATCATTCACGAAGCTGACACGCTAAGCCAGGCGGGCGAAATAGACAAGGCGATCAAACTGCTCGCCGATTGGTTGTCGAAGGAGCCGCACACCACGGAGATCATTTATGTCATGACAGAGATTTTGCTGCGGGCCAAACATTGTAAAGAATCCCTTGAGGCGCTGAGCGCCCTTCCTGATACCGAACGAAACACTACCAGGTTCCTCCTGCTGTCGGGCTATAGTAGGGAGGGATTGGGTGAATATTCAGAAGCAGAACGGCTGTTGAATATTGTACTGGCCAAGGAACCGCGTAATTCGGTCGCATTGAATCTGGCAGGTATCTTGGCCTATAGGGAAAATAAAAAGGATCTGGCAAACGGTTTCTTTCGTAAAGCAATGGAAAGCGATCCGGACTATGGCGAACCATATACGAATCTTGGTGTTCTCGCGTGGGCATCAGGTGACAGGCCGGCAGGAATGGAACTACTGGAACGCGGCATGGCTCTTTGCCCCACCTCGCCGGACGCCGCGTCCTCCTATCATTCTGCGGCAGTAGCGTTATCCTCCTTCGCCCGCGCGGAGCAGGTATTTCGCAAGGCACTGACCTTGTTTCCCCTCAACAAGGCAATTGCGTTCTTTCTCATTGACCTCCTCATTCAACAGAGCAAATGGGAGCAGGCAATGCCGATCATCGAACAGGCTATGGTCGATCATGGTATCGATGATGGCATCCTTGCTGCTGCCATCGAGGTCCGCAGAAGGACCGGACCGCAGGACTCGGTGCGCACGCACGATAAGAACAGTTCTCTGTCGCTCTGCATGATCGTAAAGAACGAGGAAAAGAATCTTGCCCGGTGCCTCATGAGCGTCAAACCTGTCGTCGACGAGATGATCGTGGTTGATACCGGTTCGAGTGACAAAACCCGCGACATCGCAACCGCGTTTGGCGCGAAACTGTACGATGTCCCCTGGACCGGCGATTTTTCCGAAGTGAGAAACGCCTCCATCGCCAGGGCCTCGGGAGACTGGATCCTGATTCTGGATGGTGATGAGGTTATATCCCCCCGTGACCACCCGGAACTGATGCGATTGACCGACACGACAGGTCGACCAGTATCCTATTCGTTTGTGACCAGGAACTATATTCCGCAGATCCACAAAACAGGCTGGACAGCCAATGACGGAACCTGCGGGGAGGAAGCGGGCGCTGGATGGCTTGGGAGTTCCAAAGTCCGGTTATTCCCTCGAGATGGCCGCATACAGTTCGTCAATCCTGTACATGAACTGGTGGAACCGTCACTCGGCAGGGCCGGTATTGGCATACAAAAATGCAGCATCCCGATCCATCATTATGGAAAGCTGGATCAGGAAAAGGTCAACGCCAAATGGGAGGAATACTATATTCTTGGTAAAAGGAAGCTTGAGGCCGCCGGGGAAAATGCGGATGCCCTCAGGGAGTTGGCCATCCAGGCCGGAGAGCTAAAACGTTTTGGGGAGGCGGTAGATCTCTGGAAACGGGCCATCAAATTGCAGCCTCGAATGGAAAGCGCATACCTCAACCTGGCATCCGTCTATCTGCAGCAGGATAAGTTCAATACCGCCCTCGCGGTCGCTGAAAAAGCGCTGGAAATAAATCCTGACTCAAAGGAAGTGCTCTGCAACTACGCGCTTTGCGAACTGTATTCAGGCAGCATAGAGCGTGCGAAAACGGTCCTCGGGGGAGTTCTGAGCAAGACTCCGGGATACCCGGCTGCTGACATCATGTTGGCAATAGCTCACCTCGTCTCAGGCAACAAGAATGAAGGGATCGCCGTATTCAACGGTCTCGGCATCTCAGGTCCTGCGCTTGTCGAATGCGTTTTGCCTTTTGCAGAAAAATTGCTGCGTGCCGGACGAAAAGGACCTGCGCATATATTGACCGAGATTGCACGCGAAGTTGAAAGCGCTATTGATGTGGATCTTGAAAGAATACACCTCGGAACATTCTCAAATACATGA